A window of Kribbella sp. NBC_00382 genomic DNA:
GTCTCCTCGCTCACAAGGCGCTTCCTCCGACTCGGTTGGAATGGTCGCCTGTACTTCGGAGCGCGATGGTCGTCGGATAGGTCAGCGCAGGACCCGGTCGGGTGAGCTGTAGATCACACAGCGCTCGCCTCGGGTGAAGCCGACCAGGGTGACGCCGAACCGCCGGGCCAGGTCGACGGCGAGGCTGGACGGTGCGCCGACGGCGACCATCATGCCGATGCCGGCAGCTACTGCCTTCTGGATCAGCTCGTAGCCCATCCGGCCGCTCACGACGAGCGCGAGGCCCTTGCGGCTGCGCTGGTTGAGTACGGTCCAGCCGACCACCTTGTCGACGGCGTTGTGGCGACCGACATCCTCGCGTACTACGACCTTCTCGCCGTCCGGGGTGAAGAGGCCTGCCGCGTGCAGTCCACCGGTACGGCCGAAGGTGGGCTGTGCCTCGCGGAGGAGGTCCGGCAGGCGCAGTACTACGTCCAGCGGCACCTCTACTGGGTCGACTGGTTCGTACTGGCGTTCGGCGAGCTCGTCGAGGCTCTGCTGGCCGCATACGCCGCAGGCGGCTGAGGTGACGCCGTACCGCTGGGGTGGTTCGCGGTCGGGCGGTCCGTCGAAGGTGACCGTGACGGTGTTGAACTGCTGCTCGCGGGTGAGCTTCACGTCGGTGCAGTAGGCGACCGTACTGATCGCGTTCGGCCGTACTGCGAACCCCTCGCCGAGGCAGAAGCCGGCGGCCAGCTCGAAGTCGGAGCCGGGGGTGCGCATGGTGATGACGAGCGGCTCGGGCGGGCGGCCGGGCCACTCGAGGCGGAGCTCGAGCGGTTCCTCGGTGACGACCACGTCCTCGCGGCGGGACGTCTTAGCGCCGTCCTGCACCTCGACCTTGTACCGGGTCGTGGGTCCTTTGCTCATGTATACAAACTAGCGCCCCGTGCTCGGATTCCGCTGGCGCTTGCGGCGCCCAGGCACGCACCTCGCGGCACTGGCGAAGCGTCCACGATGCTCCGCATCGAGGACGCTCCTCCAGCACCGCGATGCACGCACCTGGACACCGCAATCGCTCACCGGAATCCGAGCACGGGGCGCTGGGCCTTTACGCCCAGTCACGCCTCAAGGCGAGCCAGTCGAGGAAGGCCCAGGCGTAGAGGCGCTGGTGGCGGCGGATCTCGGGGGTGCAGCCGGGTGGGGGCGGGGCGTCGAGCTTGTTGAGGAAGTAGACGGCGAGGACTGCGGCGAAGCAGTCGAGGTGTTCGGCTGGTGCTGCGCTCGTGAGCGGGCTGGCCTTGAGGGCGGCGAGGGTGTCGATGCCGTCGCGGTGGGCGAGGGGGAGCAGGCCGACCCAGTCGAACCAGGCGGGTCCGAGGCACAGCCAGTTCCAGTCGACGGTCCAGCAGGTGTTGTGGGCGTCGATGAGGAGGTTGTCGGGGCGGATGTCGGTGTGGATCGCGGAGGTCGGGGCGAGGGCGGTCGGGTAGAGGTCGACCAGGTCCTGCAGCTCCTGCAGTCGGTCCGGCAGCCACGGCTGGAAGCCGTCGGGCATCGGCTCTTTGCCGGCCAGGATCTCGGTCGGCCGGTACCGCGGGAAGTTGCGGTCTTCGATCTCCTCGGTGAAGGGCCGCAGGTCGTCGAACGGGCTCGGCGTGAGGGCATCCGCCATCAGCTCACAGGTCGCGGTCACCACCGCGAAGTCCTCCGGAGTCCAAGGCATCCCCGGCATCCGCGCCTCGACCCGCTCGGAGGCAACCGCGAACCATCGGGCTTCGCCTTCAGTGGCGTGCGCCGTGGCCAGGATGCGGGGGACGCGGATCGACTTGGGCAGGCGGGGGACCAGTTCTGCCTCGCGCTGGTAGGCCAGGTACGGGTGCTGGCTGTCGTCGGCTGCTTTGACGAAGATTTGGCGGCCGTCGGCGAGTTTCAACGGAGCTGCGAAGCCGCCGGTGAAGCCGGAGGCGACTGATGGGCCGGCTTCGAGGATTTCGGTGCCTAGGGCAACTGCTAAGGCGGTGCGGAGGGAGGCGGGGAGAGCGCCCCACGGAGGTCTGGACGACGTGGCGGTGTAGTCGACGTGGGGTGGTCCGCTCATGGTTGAAGCGTAGGCCGGTCGGCGTGGCGGGCGCCTTGGGTTTTCGCTGGAGCCAGGGTGGGCGGCTACGGTGCGGTGGTGAGTGGATGGGCTTTGCATGTGCTCGATCTGGTGGGGATCTTCGTGTTCGGGATCACCGGAGCGCTGGTCGGAGTACGCAAGAAGCTGGACGTGTTCGGGATCCAGGTGCTGGCGCTGGTGACCGGGCTGGGTGGTGGGTTCATCCGCGACGTACTGATCGGTGCGACGCCGCCGGCCGCGCTGGTCGACTGGCGCTACCTCGTCGTACCGGTGGCCGCCGGGCTGATCACGTTCTTCCTGCATCCCGGGATCGGCCGGGTCGAGCGCCTGGTCAACGTCTTCGACGCGGCCGGCCTCGCGCTGTTCTGCGTCACCGGCGCTCGCAAAGCGCTCGAGTACGGCCTGCCGCCGCTGTCGGCCGCGCTGGTCGGCACCATCTCCGGAATCGGCGGCGGCGTCATCCGCGACCTACTCTCCGGCCGCGTCCCCGTAGTACTGCGGAGCGAGATCTACGCCACCCCGGCATTCCTCGGCGCCGGTATCGTGGTCGTCGTCAACGCTCTGCACTACGACGCACCCTGGACCACCCTCGCCGCGGCCGTCGTCTGCTTCCTCATCCGCTTCATCGCCATCCGCCGAGGCTGGAACGCCCCACTACCCCGTATGACGTAGCGCCCATCCGTTGACTACGGCAAGCAGATCCAGATAGCGGCTCCACCGCGGATCCACGGTCGTCCGCTGCAGATGGGCGAAGCGCTCCCGAAGCGACCCCGGGCGCCCGGCGGCCACTGCATAGTCGGCCGCCATCAACCGGACGGCAGCGCGGAAGGATGCCTGCTGGGACAGCTCCGCGAGCTCGACCCAGGCTTCCAGTTGCTCGGTCGATGGGTGGTCCGGCAGCTCGGCGGTCAGCGTCTGGCGGATGCCCGCGAACACCGGGTCGGATCCGAAGACGCTGGTGAGGAAGTCGTCGACCAGTTGTCGTCGTTCGGTTTCGGAGAGTCGGGCGAGTCGGTGCATGAGGTTCAGCTCCTCGGGTGTCGAGCCACGCTCGGCTACCGCCGTGAGGATCGCGCGTCGCAACCGCAGGGTCTGGATCTGGACAGCGAGCGCCTTCGCATGCGCGGCGGCGACCTCGGAGAGCGCGACCTCGCGGTCCAGGACCTGGCGGATCGTGCCGAGGTCGAGGCCGAGTTCACGCAGCGAGCGGAGCAGCTCCAGACGGGCGACGGCGGCGTGGTCGTAGCGGCGGTAACCGGCCGGGCTGCGGTCGGTCGGTGGTACGAGCCCGTGATCGGAGTAGTACCGGACGGCCTTGACCGTCAGCCCGGTCCGCCGGGCCAGTTCGCCGATCGAGAAGAGTTCGTCCATGCCAGCCACCTTCGCGTCTCCCGCCAGGGGAGAGTCAACCTCAGTTGTGGGCGAAGCGGGTCTTGGGGCGGGCGAAGGTGACGGCGACGCTGGCGATCAGGGCGCAGGTGATGCCTGAGATCACCGGCACCCAGTACGCATCTGAGGCACCCCAGACGTCGACTGCATGACCAGCGGCTGCGTTGCCTGGGGCAACACCGAGTAGCAGGCCGGTGACCGTCCAGGTGATCGCCTCGGTGAGGCGCTGGGGCGGTACCCACTCCTCGATGCAGGCGGTGACCGCGACCATCGTCGGCGCGATCGTCAGGCCGGCCCCGAACAGCACTGCGCCGAGAACGAGGATGTTGCCGACGAAGGGCAGTGGCGACAGCGTGATGGCCAGCGCGATCGTGCCGATCAGCAGCCGGCGCTCGACCGGCGCCTTCCAGTGGACGGATCCGTACCAGAGGCCCGCCAGCATCGACCCAAGCGCCCACACGGCCAGTACGACGCCTGACATGCCCGGCTGGCCCTCGGCGGCGGTGAACGCCACAGTGACCACCTCAGCGCTTCCCAGCGTCGCTCCGAGTCCGAGCCCGATGATGCTGAGCAGGAGCAACGAGAGCCAGGGGAGGGGCGCCTTCTCGGTACCGTCCGCAGCACCCCGGCCTGGCGGGTCGGAGGCGCGCAACGCGGCCAGCCAGATGCCCCCGCCCAGACCGAGCGCCCCGGCCGCTGCAAGCGCGGCGTACGGGCTGATCTGGGTGGCGAGGGCGGTGACCAGGACCGGGCCGAGGATGAAGACGACCTCGTCGCCGACGGCCTCCAGTGCGAACGCGGTCTGGAGAGCGCGACCCCGGCCGAGCAGATGGGTCCAGCGGGCCCGGACGAACGAGCCGACCTGCGGACGGGTGCCTCCGGCAACGAACGAGATGACGTACAGCACCCACGACGGCGCATCCGCGCGGACGGCGACGAGCAACCCGGCCAGCGCGACCGTGCAGAGCACCGTACCGACGAGGAGCAGCAGTCGCTGGCCCCAACGGTCGACCAGCCGGCCCTGGACCGGCCCGGTGAGAGCTCCCGCGACCACCCCGACGCCGGAGACGGCGCCGGCCAGACCGTAGGAACCGCTCTCTCGCGCGATCAGGATGACGATGCCGAGACCGAGCATCGAGATCGGCATACGCCCGACGATCCCGGCGACGAAGAAGGCACGGGCGCCGGGTCGGCGCATGAGGTGTACATAGGGCTTCAGCATGGGAAATCGAGTTCACCCTAGCTGTCCCAACCGGGACCGCGCGCATCAGTTCTCCGCGCGCCTGGGATCATCGGGGTATGCCCGTCGAACCGACGCCTGACCCAGCAATTGACGCAAGCCCGTACGACGCCGTGCTGCTGCTCTCGTTCGGTGGTCCCGAGAAGCCCGCGGACGTGCTGCCCTTCCTCAAGAACGTCACCCGGGGCCGCGGTATCCCGGACGAACGGCTGGTCGAGGTCGGTGAGCACTACTACTCGTTCGGCGGCCGCAGCCCGATCAACGACCAGAACCGTGAGCTGCTGACGGCGCTCCGTGAGTCCTTCGACGAGGTCGGCCTGGACCTGCCCCTGTACTGGGGCAATCGCAACTGGGAGCCGTACCTGACCGACACGCTGCGCCAGATGACGGCCGACGGCATACGCCGGGCTGTGGTGATCGTCACGAGCGCCTACCCGTCGTACTCCGGCTGCCGGCAGTACCGGGAGAACCTGGCCGATGCGACGGCTGCTGTCGAGGGTGCTCCGGTGATCGACAAGCTGCGGCACTACGCGAACCACCCCGGCTTCGTCGGCTCCTTCGTCGAGTCCACCGCCGAGGCGCTGAGCAAGCTGCCCGAGGGCTCGGCTATCGCCTATGTGACGCACTCCATTCCAAACAAGATGAACGAGACCAGTGGCCCCGACGGCAATGGGTATGTCAGCTGGCACCTGGATGTGGCCGCCGAGATCACCGCAGAGCTGCAGCGGCGTACAGGGGTCGAGCGCAGGACCGACCTGGTCTACTGCTCGCGCTCCGGCCCGCCGCAGGTGCCGTGGCTCGAGCCGGACGTCAACGACCACCTGGAGGCGCTCGCGGCCGAGGGGGTGCCTGGCGTTGCCGTAGTACCGATCGGGTTCGTCAGTGACCACATGGAGGTCATCTACGACCTCGACACCGAGGCCCTAGCGACTGCGGAGAAGCTCCGGCTGCCCATGGCGCGTGCTGCGACTCCTGGTACCGACCCACGGTTCGTGACGATGCTGCGCGACCTGGTGATCGAGCGGGCCGCCGCGGAGCGTGGCGAGCAGCCTGCCCGGCCCTGTCTCGGCAAGCTCGGCCCCGGGTGGGACAACTGCCGCCCGGACTGCTGTCCCGCCCTCCGCCGCCCCGGAGCGCCCACCTCCCACGAACCAGCCGCACCGGCAGCGAAGGAATCCGCATGAGCTCCGAGAACCCCCAGGACCTGCTGAAGCTGGCGGTCGAGGTCGCCGCCGAGGCGGCCCAGCTGATCGTCGAGCGCCGCCGCGGGACGGTCACGGTGGCCGACACGAAGAGCACGGCGACGGACATCGTCACCGCCGTCGACCGGGAGTCGGAGGAGCTGATCCGGGCCAGGGTGCTGGCGGCCCGGCCGGACGACTCGTTCCTCGGCGAGGAGGGTGACGACGTCAACGGCTCCAGCGGCGTCCGCTGGGTCGTCGACCCGATCGACGGCACGGTCAACTACCTGTACGACATCCCGACGTACGCCGTCTCGATCGCGGTCGAGGTCGACGGGCAGACGGTGGCCGGGGTGGTCGTGGACGCGCCCAAGGGGGAGATGTTCACCGCGACGCTCGGCGGCGGGGCGTTCCTCGACGGCAAGCCGATCCGGGTCTCGGAGTGCCCGGACCTGAGCAAGGCGCTGGTCGGTACCGGCTTCGGATACGACCCGGACCGCCGCCTGGTGCAGGCCGAAGTTGTGCAATCTCTGATCGCCAAGGTCCGGGACATCCGCCGGATCGGGGTCGGCGCGATCGACCTCTGCTACGTCGCCTGCGGACGGCTCGACGCGGTCTACGAGCGGGGGCTGAACCCGTGGGACTACGGCGCCGGCGCGCTGATCGCCGCCGAGGCCGGCGCGACGGTCGGTGGGATCGGCGGAGCACCCGTTTCGCCGGAGATGTCGATCGCCGCAACCCCTGCCGTGTTCAGCGCGCTGCACGATGCGCTCGCTGCCGCCAACCCGCTCAGATCGTAGAACTGCTCGTTAGTGCGCGCTAGTACGCACTAATGAGCATTCGACTGTTCGGTCCTGTCTCAATCTGCGACACGCGGGCCAGAAGGTGGACCCCGACGCGCGCGAAGGCCCGTTGATAGGGCACAATCCCTGCCTCGGGGGCGGTACTGACACCGCTGCCAGCCTGTCTGTCAAGGGTTTCGGGGGACGAGAGCTTCCATGATGGAATTTCTCGGCCGTGTTACCCGTTCAAGGGCTCAGCAGGCAACACCACGGGTACGAAGAGGGCAGGGAACACCATGGCGACTGATTACGACGCCCCGCGCAAGACGGACGAGGACTCCAGCGAAGAGTCGATCGAGGAACTGAAGACTCGCCGTCACGACAAGAACTCCGGCAAGGTCGACGAGGACGAGGCGGAAGCTGCTGAAAGCTTCGAGCTCCCCGGCGCGGACCTGAGCCACGAAGAGCTGGCGGTGCGGGTCCTCCCGCGCCAGGCCGACGAGTTCACCTGTTCGAGCTGCTTCTTGGTTCACCACCGCAGCCAGCTCGCGAACAGCAAGAACGGACAGCTGATCTGCCGCGACTGCGCTGCCTGAACCACAGCATCGTCGCCCTGCTCGGCTGAGTCCGTACCGACTCACGGGACCGTCCCCTTCTCCACGGGGACGGTCCCGTTGTCATGTCTTGAGATAGGTAGCTCCTACCGATGTCCAGGCGCCATCCGCGCTCCTAACCTGGCCGCATGAGCAAGCAGATGCGAGACCTTTGGGCGGAAGGACTGGGGCTGCTGCGCCACGAACCGACCGAGATGCGGGTGCGGATCCGGCAGGACGGTCATGAGCTGGTGGACACGGTCAGAGCGATCCTGGTCTGGGAGCCGCGCCGGGTGGTCCCCTCGTACGCCGTACCGGCGACCGAGCTGCACGCCACCCTGAGTCCGTCGGACGCATCGGTGCTGCCGCTGCCGGACGGCATCCTCCATCCCGGCATCCCGTTCGCGGCGCACTCCTGCCCGGGCGAGGTGATGGACGTCGACGGGTTGATCGGCGCCGGCTTCCGCCCGGAGGATCCGGAGCTGGCCGAATACGTCGTGCTGGACTTCAACGCGTTCGACGAGTGGTACGAGGAGGATGAGCGGCTGGTGGCGCACGCCCGCGAGCCGTACCACTGCGTGGCGACCCGGCAGAGCTCGCGGACTGTACGGATCGAGCGGGACGGGCAGGTGCTCGCGGAGAGCTCCCGGCCGACGCTGGTGTTCGAGACGAGCCTCCCGATGCGCTTCTACCTGCCGCGGGAGGATGTCGTTACCGAGCTCGAGGCGACCGACCTGGTGACCTCCTGTGCCTACAAGGGCGTGGCCACCTACTACGGCGACAACCTCATGTGGAGCTACCTGGAGCCGTTGAAGGAGGTCAGGGAGCTAGCAGGGCTCGTGGCGTTCTACGACGACGTACTGGACGTGTATGTCGACGGGAAGCTCCGGGAGCGCCCAGGTGGTCCTGTTGCGGAGGCGCTGCGTCAGGAGTTCGGCTTGTCCTCGTAGCCGGGCGGCAGGCTGCCGGTGGACTTGAGCCAGTACTTCGCCGCGCGGTCCTCGGCGAACCGCTTGGCGGCCGCGGCAGACGCGCCACTGGCGACGGCCCACGTGACGATCTCGATGTAGCCGGCCTGGTTGCCCTTGGGTGGCTTGCCGCCCGACCCGATCTTCCAGGCCGTCGTCACCGCCTTGTTGGCGACCAGACCCACCACGATGGTGAACGCCATCAGGACAAGCTTCCAGCCGATCTTGGCTCCGACCACGACTACCTCCTATGGGACCCGTTGCTCAGGATCTTGCCACGCTGTCGGCTGTGAGTGCCGCTGCGAGCTGTTCTGGGTGCCGCGTGGCGATCAGCCAGTAGGGCGCCGGGTCCTGCGGGTCGGTGATCTCGACCCGTACTGCGCCCGGCAGGTAGCTGCGCAGTACTAGGTACGCCTTGGGGTCGCAGTCGCGGCCGAACGCGTTGCGGGCGTCCTCACCGGACAGCGGCTCGGCCTTGCCCACGTACTCCCGCTCGATGGCGGCACGGCCGGCCCGGAGCTTGGTGGAGTCGACAGCGACCACAGCACCGCCGTACCGGGTGAACAGGGTGAGCAGCAGGATCGCAGCGACCCCTCCGACGGCAGCGCCCGCTATGACCCCGGCCGGGACCGCAGTGATGACGTACAGGGTGATCACTGCCGCAGTGGCGATGATCCACCAGCTCACTGGCACGCTCAGCCGTTCCCGGTATTGCTCCACGACACCAGCCTGGCACGGCCTGTGCCGGACGCCGTCGGTAGGGTCCTCTCCCATGACTGAGGTACTGATCCAGCGGCTAGACGAGGACCTGCCGGTACCGGCGTACGCGCACCCAGGAGACGCGGGTGCCGACCTGGTCGCGGCCAGCGACATCACCCTGAAGCCAGGGGAGCGGGGGCTGGTCGGTACCGGGATCGCGATCGCGTTGCAGGACGGGTACGCCGCGTTCGTGCACCCGCGGTCAGGGCTGGCGGCGAAACACGGGGTGTCGATCGTCAACGCGCCGGGCACCGTGGATGCGGGTTACCGTGGCGAGATCAAGGTGTGCCTGATCAATCTGGACCCGGCTGCCGAGATCACCCTCAAGCGGGGCGACCGGATCGCGCAGCTGATCATCCAGCGGGTCGAGAAGGCCCGGTTCGTCGAAGTGACGAAGCTGCCGGGGTCGGATCGCGGCGAGGGTGGCCACGGCTCGACCGGTGGCTTCGGCGGTGTGACACGCTGATCAGGTGCACGCGATTGACCTGCGTGATGCGCGAGACTACGGCGGGCTGATTTCACGGCCGCCAGATGACTATGGAAGTAGGGCTAGAGCAGTGATCTTCCGTCGCAAGGGCAAGAACGACGACGAGCCGACGACCGGCGGTTTCTTCGGCGACGAGGAAGACGTCGTTGAAGGTGACGACGCCGAGGAGGCTGCGCCGGTCGGTCGCAGCGCCGGCCCGTTCGACTCGACCGAGATCGACCTGGAGACGCTCGAGGCCGAGGACCGGATCGACCTCGGCGCGCTGGTGGTCACCGGGCTGCCCGGCATGGAGCTGCGGCTGCAGGTCGACGAGGCCAGCGGCGACGTCCAGGCGGTCCTGCTGGTGCTGGAGGACTCCGCGCTCGAGCTGCGGGCATTCGCTGCGCCCAAGACGAGCGGCATCTGGTCCGAAGTACGGCGTGAGATCGCTGCCGAGGCGACCCGGATGGGTGGCACCGCGTCCGAGACCGAGGGTCCGTTCGGGACCGAGCTCGTACTCGTCGTACCGGTCGAGGACCCCGAGGGGCAGATCTTCAGCCAGACCTCGCGCGTGATCGGCGTGGACGGCCCGCGCTGGCTGCTGCGGGCCACCGTGCTGGGCCGCGCCGCGGTCGAGCCGGACGCCGCGCCGCCGATGGAGCAGTCGTTGCGCAACGTGGTCGTCGTGCGCGGTGCGGAGCCGATGGCGCCGCGCGAATCGCTGGCGCTGCGGCTGCCTGCGGGCGCCCAGGCGGCCACCGAGGAAGAGGCCTGATCGACATGTCCGGATACCGGCCGAGCACGCTCACGAACGGCCTACACTGGGCTCATGGGTAGT
This region includes:
- the fdhD gene encoding formate dehydrogenase accessory sulfurtransferase FdhD; translation: MSKGPTTRYKVEVQDGAKTSRREDVVVTEEPLELRLEWPGRPPEPLVITMRTPGSDFELAAGFCLGEGFAVRPNAISTVAYCTDVKLTREQQFNTVTVTFDGPPDREPPQRYGVTSAACGVCGQQSLDELAERQYEPVDPVEVPLDVVLRLPDLLREAQPTFGRTGGLHAAGLFTPDGEKVVVREDVGRHNAVDKVVGWTVLNQRSRKGLALVVSGRMGYELIQKAVAAGIGMMVAVGAPSSLAVDLARRFGVTLVGFTRGERCVIYSSPDRVLR
- a CDS encoding phosphotransferase family protein, which gives rise to MSGPPHVDYTATSSRPPWGALPASLRTALAVALGTEILEAGPSVASGFTGGFAAPLKLADGRQIFVKAADDSQHPYLAYQREAELVPRLPKSIRVPRILATAHATEGEARWFAVASERVEARMPGMPWTPEDFAVVTATCELMADALTPSPFDDLRPFTEEIEDRNFPRYRPTEILAGKEPMPDGFQPWLPDRLQELQDLVDLYPTALAPTSAIHTDIRPDNLLIDAHNTCWTVDWNWLCLGPAWFDWVGLLPLAHRDGIDTLAALKASPLTSAAPAEHLDCFAAVLAVYFLNKLDAPPPPGCTPEIRRHQRLYAWAFLDWLALRRDWA
- a CDS encoding trimeric intracellular cation channel family protein, which gives rise to MSGWALHVLDLVGIFVFGITGALVGVRKKLDVFGIQVLALVTGLGGGFIRDVLIGATPPAALVDWRYLVVPVAAGLITFFLHPGIGRVERLVNVFDAAGLALFCVTGARKALEYGLPPLSAALVGTISGIGGGVIRDLLSGRVPVVLRSEIYATPAFLGAGIVVVVNALHYDAPWTTLAAAVVCFLIRFIAIRRGWNAPLPRMT
- a CDS encoding MFS transporter, with protein sequence MLKPYVHLMRRPGARAFFVAGIVGRMPISMLGLGIVILIARESGSYGLAGAVSGVGVVAGALTGPVQGRLVDRWGQRLLLLVGTVLCTVALAGLLVAVRADAPSWVLYVISFVAGGTRPQVGSFVRARWTHLLGRGRALQTAFALEAVGDEVVFILGPVLVTALATQISPYAALAAAGALGLGGGIWLAALRASDPPGRGAADGTEKAPLPWLSLLLLSIIGLGLGATLGSAEVVTVAFTAAEGQPGMSGVVLAVWALGSMLAGLWYGSVHWKAPVERRLLIGTIALAITLSPLPFVGNILVLGAVLFGAGLTIAPTMVAVTACIEEWVPPQRLTEAITWTVTGLLLGVAPGNAAAGHAVDVWGASDAYWVPVISGITCALIASVAVTFARPKTRFAHN
- a CDS encoding ferrochelatase — protein: MPVEPTPDPAIDASPYDAVLLLSFGGPEKPADVLPFLKNVTRGRGIPDERLVEVGEHYYSFGGRSPINDQNRELLTALRESFDEVGLDLPLYWGNRNWEPYLTDTLRQMTADGIRRAVVIVTSAYPSYSGCRQYRENLADATAAVEGAPVIDKLRHYANHPGFVGSFVESTAEALSKLPEGSAIAYVTHSIPNKMNETSGPDGNGYVSWHLDVAAEITAELQRRTGVERRTDLVYCSRSGPPQVPWLEPDVNDHLEALAAEGVPGVAVVPIGFVSDHMEVIYDLDTEALATAEKLRLPMARAATPGTDPRFVTMLRDLVIERAAAERGEQPARPCLGKLGPGWDNCRPDCCPALRRPGAPTSHEPAAPAAKESA
- a CDS encoding inositol monophosphatase family protein, which produces MSSENPQDLLKLAVEVAAEAAQLIVERRRGTVTVADTKSTATDIVTAVDRESEELIRARVLAARPDDSFLGEEGDDVNGSSGVRWVVDPIDGTVNYLYDIPTYAVSIAVEVDGQTVAGVVVDAPKGEMFTATLGGGAFLDGKPIRVSECPDLSKALVGTGFGYDPDRRLVQAEVVQSLIAKVRDIRRIGVGAIDLCYVACGRLDAVYERGLNPWDYGAGALIAAEAGATVGGIGGAPVSPEMSIAATPAVFSALHDALAAANPLRS
- a CDS encoding DUF4193 domain-containing protein, whose translation is MATDYDAPRKTDEDSSEESIEELKTRRHDKNSGKVDEDEAEAAESFELPGADLSHEELAVRVLPRQADEFTCSSCFLVHHRSQLANSKNGQLICRDCAA
- a CDS encoding DUF427 domain-containing protein is translated as MSKQMRDLWAEGLGLLRHEPTEMRVRIRQDGHELVDTVRAILVWEPRRVVPSYAVPATELHATLSPSDASVLPLPDGILHPGIPFAAHSCPGEVMDVDGLIGAGFRPEDPELAEYVVLDFNAFDEWYEEDERLVAHAREPYHCVATRQSSRTVRIERDGQVLAESSRPTLVFETSLPMRFYLPREDVVTELEATDLVTSCAYKGVATYYGDNLMWSYLEPLKEVRELAGLVAFYDDVLDVYVDGKLRERPGGPVAEALRQEFGLSS
- a CDS encoding DUF4235 domain-containing protein, with protein sequence MVGAKIGWKLVLMAFTIVVGLVANKAVTTAWKIGSGGKPPKGNQAGYIEIVTWAVASGASAAAAKRFAEDRAAKYWLKSTGSLPPGYEDKPNS
- a CDS encoding DUF3093 domain-containing protein produces the protein MEQYRERLSVPVSWWIIATAAVITLYVITAVPAGVIAGAAVGGVAAILLLTLFTRYGGAVVAVDSTKLRAGRAAIEREYVGKAEPLSGEDARNAFGRDCDPKAYLVLRSYLPGAVRVEITDPQDPAPYWLIATRHPEQLAAALTADSVARS
- the dut gene encoding dUTP diphosphatase, translated to MTEVLIQRLDEDLPVPAYAHPGDAGADLVAASDITLKPGERGLVGTGIAIALQDGYAAFVHPRSGLAAKHGVSIVNAPGTVDAGYRGEIKVCLINLDPAAEITLKRGDRIAQLIIQRVEKARFVEVTKLPGSDRGEGGHGSTGGFGGVTR
- a CDS encoding DUF3710 domain-containing protein encodes the protein MIFRRKGKNDDEPTTGGFFGDEEDVVEGDDAEEAAPVGRSAGPFDSTEIDLETLEAEDRIDLGALVVTGLPGMELRLQVDEASGDVQAVLLVLEDSALELRAFAAPKTSGIWSEVRREIAAEATRMGGTASETEGPFGTELVLVVPVEDPEGQIFSQTSRVIGVDGPRWLLRATVLGRAAVEPDAAPPMEQSLRNVVVVRGAEPMAPRESLALRLPAGAQAATEEEA